The Girardinichthys multiradiatus isolate DD_20200921_A chromosome 6, DD_fGirMul_XY1, whole genome shotgun sequence genome window below encodes:
- the apoda.1 gene encoding apolipoprotein Da, duplicate 1 → MRMFSASIFVLILPIIRAQVPHWGPCPEPEVQPAFTLKQFMGRWFEIAKLPAQFEKGRCIETNFTLTTDNSIRVVSSEILKGEVRKIEGTGVIEDPKNPAKLGISYSYVLPYSPYWILSTDYVNFALVYSCTDVLRLFHVDFAWVLGRTRSLPDATVEKARETFANNNIDVTRMIPSRQQGCDKTL, encoded by the exons ATGAGGATGTTTTCAGCTTCGATTTTTGTGCTTATCCTCCCCATCATTCGGGCTCAAGTTCCCCACTGGGGTCCGTGTCCAGAGCCAGAAGTTCAGCCCGCCTTCACCCTTAAACAG TTCATGGGGAGATGGTTTGAAATAGCCAAGCTGCCGGCCCAGTTTGAGAAGGGCCGCTGCATCGAGACCAATTTCACTCTGACAACAGACAACTCCATTCGAGTGGTCAGCTCGGAAATACT aAAAGGAGAAGTGAGGAAGATCGAAGGGACTGGGGTGATAGAGGATCCAAAGAATCCAGCCAAACTGGGAATAAGTTATTCCTATG TCCTCCCTTACTCCCCTTACTGGATCCTGTCCACCGACTACGTGAACTTTGCCCTGGTGTACTCCTGCACGGACGTCCTCAGGCTCTTCCACGTGGACTTCGCCTGGGTCCTGGGCCGAACCCGGAGCCTGCCGGACGCCACCGTGGAGAAGGCCAGAGAGACCTTTGCCAACAACAACATCGATGTGACTAGGATGATCCCCAGCAGGCAGCAGGGCTGTGACAAAACTCTCTGA